From the genome of Sandaracinaceae bacterium, one region includes:
- a CDS encoding LON peptidase substrate-binding domain-containing protein, with product MIELPEETEPLTDQELADLPVFPLPRVVFFPGSTLPLHLFEERYREMMEDCVSKGPMAMAVTLLRGDWEDDYEGSPEIHEIAGAGRILDWQRRDDGRFDLLLHGLSRVKLEELPTEGLSYRRAKAVRLDDRVTHPDAIQKLTTPVIATASSVVALVRERYPDFHLGIEASTPPGVLADRIADRLVSEPAVRQQLLEAVDVKVRLARVHDALVDMLAELRSSGHGGALH from the coding sequence ATGATCGAGCTCCCCGAAGAGACGGAGCCCCTGACCGACCAGGAGCTCGCCGACTTGCCGGTCTTCCCGCTCCCCCGGGTGGTCTTCTTCCCGGGCTCCACCCTCCCGCTGCACCTCTTCGAGGAGCGGTACCGGGAGATGATGGAGGACTGCGTGTCGAAGGGGCCGATGGCGATGGCCGTCACGCTCCTGCGCGGGGACTGGGAGGACGACTACGAGGGCAGCCCGGAGATCCACGAGATCGCGGGCGCGGGGCGCATCCTCGACTGGCAGCGCCGCGACGACGGACGCTTCGATCTGCTCCTGCACGGGCTGAGCCGCGTGAAGCTCGAGGAGCTGCCGACCGAGGGCCTCTCCTACCGGCGCGCCAAGGCCGTGCGGCTCGACGACCGCGTGACGCACCCGGACGCGATCCAGAAGCTGACCACGCCGGTGATCGCGACCGCCTCGTCCGTGGTGGCGCTGGTGCGTGAGCGTTACCCGGACTTCCACCTCGGCATCGAGGCGAGCACCCCGCCCGGCGTCCTCGCCGATCGCATCGCCGACCGGCTGGTGTCGGAGCCGGCGGTGCGACAGCAGCTGCTCGAGGCGGTGGACGTCAAGGTGCGGCTGGCGCGCGTTCACGACGCGCTGGTGGACATGCTCGCGGAGCTTCGCAGCAGCGGGCACGGGGGCGCGCTGCACTGA
- a CDS encoding GTP cyclohydrolase I yields MAERDLEGAARAIEAFLRAVGAPVGDDPELEGTGRRVAEAWADDLLSGYAADPAHILSDATASDAPGLVVVTDLAAATMCPHHLMPASGVVHVGYFPGERVVGFGALGRLVDALSRRLRLQEDLGRDIAEALVEHLGARGAGAVVDLAPTCMTARGDRRHAARATTLAFAGSMSHDPSLQQQLLSAIQITGRGM; encoded by the coding sequence GTGGCCGAGCGCGATCTCGAGGGCGCCGCGCGCGCGATCGAAGCGTTCTTGCGCGCCGTCGGGGCGCCGGTCGGGGACGATCCGGAGCTCGAAGGGACCGGGCGTCGCGTGGCCGAGGCGTGGGCCGACGACCTGCTCTCCGGCTACGCCGCCGACCCCGCGCACATCCTCTCGGACGCGACGGCCTCCGACGCCCCCGGCCTGGTGGTCGTGACCGACCTCGCGGCGGCGACGATGTGTCCGCATCACCTCATGCCGGCGTCGGGGGTCGTGCACGTGGGCTACTTCCCGGGAGAGCGCGTGGTCGGGTTCGGGGCGCTCGGTCGCCTCGTCGACGCGCTCTCCCGCCGGCTGCGCCTGCAAGAAGACCTCGGACGCGACATCGCGGAGGCGCTCGTCGAGCACCTCGGCGCGCGTGGCGCAGGCGCGGTCGTGGACCTAGCTCCCACGTGCATGACGGCGCGGGGGGATCGACGCCACGCGGCACGGGCCACGACGCTCGCGTTCGCGGGGTCGATGAGTCACGATCCGTCGCTCCAGCAACAGCTGCTCAGCGCCATTCAAATCACTGGCCGAGGCATGTAG